One window of Tepidanaerobacter acetatoxydans Re1 genomic DNA carries:
- a CDS encoding NAD(P)/FAD-dependent oxidoreductase — translation MQQADVVVIGGGVIGCSVAYHLAKKGVSVILVEKNDIASGTSGACDKAVLLQSKNPGLHLKMALEGIKLFSDLQRDLDVDIEFKNAGGMIVIYTQEQWQVMEQFVERQNKLGLSVKLLERDEARQKQPAFAKDIVGSTYSPMDSEVNPIYLTLGFFRGAKKYGAKEMLGTEVKAIKLENGRVCSVVTDHGEIMTRAVVNACGVYAPFISAMVGIDVPIVPRRGQIMVTEPVAPLIHGDINCAKYITAKFKPELLGNDENAQLGVGLSLGQTENGNILIGGTREFAGYSKNTTHRALRAVLKHAAKLVPALKDISIIRSFAGLRPYTPDGLPILGSVRQVEGFYMAAGHEGDGIALSAITGRILCDLITKGRTSLDIDISKLSLERFKEEDINDFRKSHNCYGYTL, via the coding sequence ATGCAGCAAGCAGATGTTGTAGTAATTGGCGGTGGTGTTATCGGTTGTTCGGTGGCATACCACCTGGCAAAAAAAGGAGTATCGGTCATACTGGTGGAGAAAAATGATATTGCTTCAGGTACCTCCGGTGCCTGTGATAAAGCGGTGCTCTTGCAATCTAAAAACCCAGGTTTACATCTTAAGATGGCACTAGAGGGTATTAAACTTTTTTCTGATTTGCAAAGGGATTTGGATGTGGATATAGAGTTTAAAAATGCCGGCGGTATGATAGTTATTTATACCCAAGAGCAGTGGCAGGTAATGGAGCAATTCGTAGAAAGGCAGAACAAGCTTGGCCTTTCGGTAAAACTGCTTGAAAGGGATGAGGCAAGGCAAAAACAGCCGGCATTTGCAAAGGATATTGTTGGTTCTACTTACAGCCCAATGGATAGCGAAGTAAATCCAATCTATCTCACACTGGGATTTTTTAGGGGAGCGAAAAAGTATGGTGCTAAAGAGATGCTGGGCACAGAGGTGAAAGCAATAAAATTGGAAAATGGCCGAGTGTGCTCAGTAGTGACGGATCACGGGGAAATAATGACACGTGCCGTGGTAAATGCCTGTGGAGTATATGCGCCATTTATTAGTGCAATGGTGGGCATTGATGTACCAATAGTGCCTCGGCGGGGTCAAATTATGGTTACAGAGCCGGTAGCACCGCTGATTCATGGCGATATCAATTGCGCTAAGTACATTACAGCCAAGTTCAAACCAGAGCTTTTGGGCAACGATGAAAATGCACAATTGGGCGTGGGTCTTTCTCTGGGTCAGACCGAAAACGGCAACATATTAATAGGCGGAACTCGAGAGTTCGCGGGATATAGTAAAAATACTACCCATAGAGCGCTGCGCGCGGTGTTAAAGCATGCGGCCAAATTAGTTCCTGCACTCAAAGACATAAGCATTATCCGCAGCTTTGCAGGTCTAAGGCCATACACCCCGGACGGTCTTCCAATACTTGGAAGCGTACGGCAGGTGGAAGGATTCTATATGGCTGCCGGTCATGAGGGCGATGGTATAGCCCTTTCTGCGATTACCGGCAGGATTTTGTGTGATTTGATTACCAAAGGCAGAACATCCCTGGATATAGACATAAGTAAACTTTCATTAGAAAGATTTAAGGAGGAAGATATAAATGATTTTCGGAAAAGTCATAACTGCTATGGTTACACCCTTTGA
- the dapA gene encoding 4-hydroxy-tetrahydrodipicolinate synthase, translating to MIFGKVITAMVTPFDEELNIDYKALENLIEHLLATGTDTLLVAGTTGESPTLTDEEKLDLFKACKEIAGKRAKIMAGTGSNSTLHSIELSQKAEKVGVDGLLLVSPYYNKPTQEGLYRHFKAIAEAVNIPVVPYNVPGRTAVTIEPETLARLSEIKNVAAVKDAVGNLDKTSKTRLLAPNLEIYSGDDSLTLPMLALGAQGVISVASHVVGSEIKQMITSFEEGNTKKAKEIHLKLFNIFKALFVITNPIPVKAALNLIGVQVGGLRLPLCPADENTITILRSELRKLGKIE from the coding sequence ATGATTTTCGGAAAAGTCATAACTGCTATGGTTACACCCTTTGATGAAGAGCTGAACATAGATTATAAGGCATTGGAAAACTTAATAGAACATTTACTGGCAACAGGAACAGATACTTTGCTGGTAGCAGGCACGACAGGTGAGTCACCGACACTTACGGATGAAGAAAAATTGGATTTATTTAAAGCCTGCAAGGAAATAGCCGGCAAGCGAGCTAAAATTATGGCAGGTACAGGAAGTAATTCAACTTTACACAGCATTGAACTGTCCCAAAAGGCTGAAAAAGTTGGTGTAGATGGTCTGTTATTGGTGTCACCATACTATAACAAACCAACACAAGAAGGACTTTATCGGCATTTTAAAGCAATTGCTGAAGCAGTGAATATTCCAGTAGTGCCATATAACGTACCCGGACGAACAGCAGTTACCATTGAGCCCGAAACACTGGCAAGACTTTCAGAAATTAAAAATGTTGCAGCGGTAAAAGACGCCGTAGGCAATCTTGACAAGACAAGCAAAACGAGGCTTCTTGCACCGAACCTTGAGATTTACAGCGGAGACGACAGCTTGACACTTCCCATGCTGGCACTTGGAGCACAGGGAGTTATAAGCGTAGCATCACATGTGGTAGGCAGCGAGATAAAACAGATGATAACGAGCTTTGAAGAAGGTAATACAAAAAAGGCAAAAGAAATTCACTTGAAACTTTTCAATATATTTAAAGCCCTATTCGTAATCACAAATCCCATCCCGGTCAAGGCCGCTCTTAACCTAATAGGTGTTCAGGTAGGAGGCCTTCGACTTCCGCTGTGTCCGGCTGATGAGAATACAATAACAATTTTGAGAAGTGAACTGAGAAAACTTGGCAAAATAGAGTAA